The following coding sequences lie in one Zingiber officinale cultivar Zhangliang chromosome 2B, Zo_v1.1, whole genome shotgun sequence genomic window:
- the LOC122048386 gene encoding uncharacterized protein LOC122048386, with protein sequence MASREAISKVRIGKTTTYRKGTDTELLAFGSEAAMAAKLLVLGDGGGGRRQVFRAGRLSVHMIRVASSPVCLVSCMVGDHQWTLARDEVVLRAAPSRYAFAMPGFCYGLSLPCSGGAYEHEYCRTLEEMLLRFCAFRCLEGTSFACGGDQSGDVWARAYEEIKKLTYATVTVDPSSSREGLDSIQLAVRTSAVVKLLSRSLLTGALDPRKHLDLTAGTSLPSGQIIADLLDVIETGRRREPSMPPTAATPSGLWCINAEGLKLLLVVLSACSTAEKRKRQQLETLNEGEEEPEEAGGDDDAGEKGGGGGGGSSAATPSRCISGGARVEKEMDVY encoded by the exons ATGGCATCACGGGAAGCAATAAGCAAAGTGAGAATAGGGAAGACGACGACGTACCGGAAGGGCACCGATACGGAGCTGCTTGCCTTCGGAAGCGAAGCGGCGATGGCGGCCAAGTTGCTCGTTTTGGGAGACGGCGGCGGCGGCAGGCGGCAGGTCTTCCGCGCCGGGCGGCTCTCCGTGCACATGATCCGGGTGGCGTCTTCCCCCGTGTGCTTGGTCAGCTGCATGGTCGGGGATCACCAGTGGACGCTGGCAAGGGACGAGGTCGTCCTCCGGGCAGCTCCGAGCAGGTACGCCTTCGCCATGCCGGGATTCTGCTACGGCCTTTCGCTCCCCTGCTCCGGCGGCGCCTACGAGCACGAGTACTGCCGAACGCTGGAGGAGATGCTCCTCCGGTTTTGCGCCTTCCGGTGCCTCGAAG GTACTTCTTTTGCGTGCGGAGGTGATCAATCAGGTGATGTTTGGGCGCGTGCCTacgaggagatcaagaagctcaCCTATGCTACTGTCACCGTCGATCCAAGCAGCAGTCGCGAGGGCCTGGACTCGATCCAACTGGCGGTGAGGACGTCGGCGGTGGTGAAGCTGCTCTCTCGTTCCCTCCTGACCGGCGCTCTCGACCCGCGTAAGCATCTCGACCTGACCGCCGGCACCTCCCTCCCCAGCGGGCAGATCATAGCCGACCTTCTGGATGTGATTGAGACGGGGCGGCGACGGGAGCCGTCGATGCCACCAACGGCGGCGACCCCCAGTGGGCTCTGGTGCATTAACGCAGAGGGGCTGAAGCTGCTGCTGGTGGTACTTTCGGCGTGCAGCACTGCGGAGAAGAGAAAAAGGCAGCAGCTAGAGACTCTGAACGAGGGGGAGGAGGAACCGGAGGAGGCGGGAGGCGACGACGATGCAGGGGAGaaaggcggaggcggaggcggaggaaGTAGTGCCGCTACTCCTTCGAGGTGCATCAGCGGAGGAGCGAGGGTGGAGAAGGAAATGGATGTTTACTGA